From the Sphingomonas sabuli genome, the window GCCGACCAATCGAAATTCGCCGAAGCTGCCGCAGGACGTCTTGATCGCTCAACCACTCGGCGCGGCGGGTTGCGTCAGCTAGTTCGGCGTATACTGCCGCGGCGCGCTTATGCACCGCCTGATCGTTCTGCATTCGCCTGTCGTTTAGCTGGACAGAAAACAGTAATGTGGAGCCTGATCAGCGGCACCGGACTGAAGCGACTCAGCATCAGATTAGATCAAGGAAGGCGTGCGCAGCGGGGCCGTTGAGCTGCTTTTCCCGAAGAAACCAGCAACTGCTTAAAACAGCGGGATCCTGATCCTGCAGGGCTCGGAGGATTCGTAGCCGGTCCATCAAAATGACGTTGTCTGCAGCGGCCTTGTTGACCCACTCGCCGTTTGTTTGTCGGAAGCAGCCTGGAACGAACAGCACACTTTGCGTTCGGACCTTGGTGTGAAAGCGCGAACGATGATAATCGAGGTCCGCTTCGGCCCTCTTCTTCTTCCAGCTGTCGTGCTTCTCATGTGCTGCACACTGGCCCAGAAAGACGTTCCAGCCTCCTTGACCGTCGTCCAACTTCTGGACGCCGACCAGATCGATGCTCGCATCTCCCTGAGCAGCTTCGTCTTCCGACTTCCAGTCCGGAGCCATCTGCATTCCCATGAACTTGGCGAGCATCGGGAGAGCAGTACGCAAATCCGTATGGAACCGTTTACGGCGGTCGTCTGAGTTTGGTCCGAACATGATCACGTCGGCAGCCGACGGCATCAGTTTTCGGAGCACATCGCGACTGATCAATTCGAAATAATCAGCTAATTCCTGCGCTAATCCGCGGGTGTTGCGAAAGGTGCGCGTGCGAGATGCGTACAGGAGGAAAAGATAAAGGCACTGCAGGGGATTGTAGCGCTCCGAAAGCTTTAAGAGGTTTCCATCAACCTGGAATGGGTATGCTGCGCCGAAGGCTCCGCCCCTGTATTCGAGCTGGCGGAAACACTCCTCCACATAGATCGCGTGCCGTTCGGCCGTGATTGAGGTTGCCTCTTCGTCTGGCACCCCATCGTCATTTAGGTCTGGTTCGTCTCTGCTGAGGCCTTCCTCGGCAGGTGCGACCGAAGTTGCTATTAACCCCATCGCGTCCGTTGCGGAGACCGGGCCGCCTGTGGCAACGCACACTATTTCTAGCGTGTCAGCGAACAGATGAGGTTGAGTCTTATCGACTCGACCGAGGTCAATCTGCATTGTTCTCGTCGAACGCAGTTTTGAGGTTCCGCGCCTGTCTCTCGATCGATGTGACAGTCGCGGCGCGCGGCTCAGAGTAATGTACTTCCGCGACGATCGAGTTTGCGGTTCTTAGAGAACTCTGAACCGACACGATTATGGAGTCGAATTCCTCGTCAATGCCGTCTGTGAATCTATATGCTTGATCTAGATCCATACCCCGGCGAAATTTCTCAAGTGCGTCGGGATTCGAAACGACCCTAGACAACTGAACGAGGTTTCGTGACTCTCCTAAACGTGTTCTTCCTTGTTCGTGCTTGACGAACATCCAAGAGAATAGTTCGCGAAGCCGATCCTGATTGATTACTCGCTGATCGACCGGGTCATCGGGGTTATCGTACACAAAGTTCTGAATACCATCGTAATCTAAAGCGGTGGACAAAAGTGAGAACTTAACAGACTCCTCGTCCACATCTGGAAGATCGAAGAACTCATGGTGCGCCGCGACTTCGTATGCATCGTGCGCCTTAAGGGCGCGCGTAATAAAATCGGTTCTACTCCCAATGGTTCGAGCGACAGCTCTGGCACGTTCGTTGAAGTCGGCTCCATTGGCAACCTCGAAGAGCTGCCTTGCATAGCGCGCCTTCGCAAGCGCCCCCCATGGTTTCACGCCGGCGATGTGTTTGTTGCCCAGATAATTTAGAACATCCGCGCGCGCATCGTATATAGCAACGGGGACGATTGCCGGACGGTGCGCAGCCCGTTCAACGGCCTGTGCAATGCGCGCGGGCATATCATCGAAGCGCTCGCCCAAGAGAAGTTTAAGAGCAGTAAGGCGCCGGTTGCCCTCGATGATGGTGATTCTGCCCTCGGCTGTAGCGACACCGATTAGAGGCTCCGACTCGAAGTAACCATTTGAACCTATGGC encodes:
- a CDS encoding ParB N-terminal domain-containing protein encodes the protein MLRYLALTSSIDEIVSAIGSNGYFESEPLIGVATAEGRITIIEGNRRLTALKLLLGERFDDMPARIAQAVERAAHRPAIVPVAIYDARADVLNYLGNKHIAGVKPWGALAKARYARQLFEVANGADFNERARAVARTIGSRTDFITRALKAHDAYEVAAHHEFFDLPDVDEESVKFSLLSTALDYDGIQNFVYDNPDDPVDQRVINQDRLRELFSWMFVKHEQGRTRLGESRNLVQLSRVVSNPDALEKFRRGMDLDQAYRFTDGIDEEFDSIIVSVQSSLRTANSIVAEVHYSEPRAATVTSIERQARNLKTAFDENNAD